The Syngnathus acus chromosome 3, fSynAcu1.2, whole genome shotgun sequence genome includes a window with the following:
- the kiaa1549lb gene encoding UPF0606 protein KIAA1549L isoform X1 — protein sequence MAAGLRKRAPGTTLAADPAPARDAGGRGGGCRRGEEGRRARRRSRWRSGALGMPAKRALSAGMFLLLLRCSLAAEEKNSYDASGSSSLPSDPAVPAAPAHPSAPHSEAGSKSEGQGLLGLPAFSSVLTVMAETVKHPESLGHRTSPTLSTDINITQWPSHGSSQDSEAPSSSSPGRSLAERDKLTAGTSRVSAPSNSTGTSPPGLTERTSQVSPLTAQQDTTTTSVQFSTTSLAASATATMPHSSTPWQRVTTTIQSTPKTSVLPMTISWKTTSTTTIRAPFTRRIFIPPILRTSPPREGATVFISPFTTTTEAPPQQCNITERMWVKTVVSIYVRRNRLDSIQRQNLRRGLSQGLRKALNDSSAQAQVETVFGSPNMTVAYHVTGRDMVYVPSMVLSGLDAYGRDKLIADLRQYLPMVTALPIPVAMWRTSPASGFQLKTVLQFVGAADDPRSCQFSQMMEERLQKVFSEAHAKVLSVNSKLSVQMLTVSQAASSSAVSLVYSVKNGTVFLNGTTASNLLGQLSSELVGYFLFYPPLIVAEPSEYHNLNTSIATRDFWVITVIQDVDNASLAELYQSFASLMEQRLAELFVLAGQQGTRFKRATAVGSYTVQMVSLRRVPGLKNPAEMTYYVQHNGIPLAGASAAKVLNTVDSQTMALTLGYFVQLQAEPVVKNPPNNLWIIAAVLAPIAVVTLIILVITAVLCRRNKKDYKADAIGNLNPRAKMAYRRDVNYYHQPVQGFDYAKQHLGQQGGDEETLPPGQDTLMLSLKIRDAPLSLEKTLKHEGTVNKGNVTSHKHKSKLLSEDGSVISSKSELRNSVRGLAAPKITAQQKTTKEEAHKRDDPYDTSSGSLQLISIKPMTAQLNYLQHVPSDRDSSMLNGEVNLALKQRSDMEQYRNKLRIKAKKKGYYDIPPMDGSSYSSQALSQRQRHGHKKAELEEERNATFVKSQVRHNQVGKTSYRSRQSLNSPSPGGTEMDLLVMRERPRKGIRNSGYDTEPELIEETNVDHLTDQRDFVYGRSLKGQSQTSTLSSQPSIDEVRQQMHLLLEEAFSLASGGHSTSGRHSHHHRPPPEQYSGIPASLPYTDVVTSAPGTISCGRGGLQWSPSYGADVYQCSLPKPAFHFTQLPEMAISSPPPLPPRTGPPPGTSLRRSISDLGPKGRSSQTSVSETQTPHDNNPYGPSSRAALPSITLEQPVSNYSGNPITAVYSIPASRPDYSDYIVSASPTSYHSPSWMSYPPEPEDVSHQWTDSLPLPGYVEAFPHPRYPQGSSSILPLQYTQALDQQPATQSTASQKSLQQGMDTDNVPLSNLSTSALVHAIRQEVAKLAKKQSEMFDF from the exons AAAAGAACAGCTATGATGCCTCTGGCTCCTCGTCTTTACCGAGCGACCCCGCAGTCCCAGCTGCTCCTGCTCACCCATCGGCCCCCCATTCAGAGGCTGGCTCCAAATCTGAGGGGCAAGGCCTATTGGGCCTTCCTGCCTTTTCGTCTGTCTTAACTGTCATGGCGGAAACTGTCAAACACCCAGAGAGCCTTGGTCACAGAACCTCCCCGACACTCTCCACTGATATCAACATCACCCAATGGCCTTCACACGGTTCCAGCCAAGACTCAGAGGCGCCGTCTTCATCATCCCCAGGTCGTTCAT TGGCGGAGAGGGACAAGTTAACCGCTGGGACATCTCGAGTGTCTGCGCCTTCTAATTCTACCGGAACGAGTCCTCCTGGGCTTACTGAGAGGACATCTCAGGTATCACCTCTGACTGCTCAACAGGACACCACCACAACATCCGTGCAGTTCAGCACCACAAGCCTGGCTGCAAGCGCCACTGCAACAATGCCCCACAGTTCAACACCTTGGCAAAGAGTTACCACCACCATACAGTCAACCCCTAAAACCTCAGTGCTTCCTATGACCATCTCCTGGAAAACAACAAGCACCACAACCATCAGGGCACCATTCACCAGGAGAATATTCATCCCGCCCATCCTGAGGACGAGCCCCCCGAGAGAAGGCGCTACTGTCTTCATCTCCCCTTTTACCACCACCACTGAAGCTCCGCCTCAGCAGTGCAATATTACGGAAAGAATGTGGGTGAAAACAG TTGTGTCAATCTATGTAAGGAGGAACAGACTGGACAGCATCCAAAGGCAGAATCTGCGCCGGGGACTCAGTCAAGGCCTCCGGAAAGCTCTGAATGATAGCTCAGCCCAAGCACAG GTGGAGACTGTATTTGGTTCACCCAACATGACGGTGGCTTATCATGTGACTGGAAGAGACATGGTTTACGTCCCCTCCATGGTGCTTTCGGGCTTGGATGCATATGGTCGTGATAAGCTGATTGCAGATCTGCGCCAGTACCTCCCCATGGTTACAGCACTCCCCATTCCTGTTGCAATGTGGAGAACCAGCCCGGCTTCTGGCTTCCAGCTTAAAACAG TTCTGCAGTTTGTGGGAGCTGCTGATGATCCACGCTCCTGCCAGTTTTCACAAATGATGGAAGAGAGGCTGCAGAAGGTTTTTTCTGAAGCGCATGCCAAAGTGCTCAGTGTCAACAGCAAACTGTCTGTGCAG ATGCTGACTGTCTCCCAGGCTGCAAGCTCTTCTGCTGTGTCATTGGTTTACAGTGTGAAAAATGGGACTGTCTTCCTTAATGGCACCACTGCTTCAAACCTCCTTGGTCAGCTGTCCTCTGAGTTGGTGGGCTACTTCCTCTTCTACCCCCCACTTATTGTTGCTGAAC cATCGGAATATCACAACCTAAACACCTCTATTGCCACCCGAGACTTTTGGGTTATCACAG TAATCCAGGATGTGGATAACGCCAGCCTGGCCGAACTGTACCAAAGCTTTGCCAGTCTGATGGAGCAGAGGCTTGCCGAGTTGTTTGTGCTGGCAGGCCAGCAGGGCACTCGCTTCAAACGAGCTACCGCTGTCGGCAGCTACACTGTCCAG ATGGTGAGTCTCAGAAGAGTGCCCGGATTGAAGAATCCAGCAGAGATGACCTACTATGTTCAGCACAATGGCATTCCTTTAGCGGGCGCGTCAGCTGCCAAGGTCCTCAACACGGTGGATTCTCAGACCATGGCGCTCACCCTGGGCTACTTTGTTCAGCTGCAAGCAGAAC CTGTGGTCAAGAACCCTCCAAATAACCTTTGGATCATCGCTGCAGTGTTGGCGCCCATTGCTGTTGTGACACTCATCATCCTCGTAATCACAGCTGTGCTGTgcagaagaaacaaaaaggacTACAAAGCGGATGCAATCGGAAACCTCAATCCACGAGCAAAG ATGGCCTACCGGAGGGACGTCAACTACTATCACCAG CCGGTTCAAGGGTTTGACTATGCCAAGCAGCATTTGGGGCAGCAGGGAGGCGATGAGGAGACCCTACCACCTGGTCAAGATACTTTGATGTTGTCCCTGAAAATTCGGGATGCGCCACTCTCACTGGAGAAGACCTTGAAACATGAGGGCACAGTCAACAAGGGGAACGTTACcagtcacaaacacaaaag CAAGTTGTTGAGTGAGGACGGTTCCGTCATCAGCAGCAAATCAGAGCTGCGGAATTCCGTCCGGGGCTTGGCGGCGCCGAAAATCACAGCGCAGCAGAAAACGACAAAGGAGGAGGCGCACAAGAGAGACG ATCCTTATGACACTTCCTCTGGCTCCCTGCAGCTTATTTCGATAAAGCCCATGACGGCTCAGCTCAACTACTTGCAACACGTTCCTTCTGACCGTGACTCATCCATGCTTAACGGAGAG GTGAATTTAGCCCTCAAGCAGCGGTCGGACATGGAACAATACAGGAATAAGCTGAGAATCAAGGCCAAGAAGAAGGGCTATTATGACATTCCTCCCATGGACGGCAGCAGTTACAGCAGCCAAGCCCTTTCGCAAAGACAGCGGCACGGCCACAAGAAGGCGGAGCTTGAGGAGGAGCGAAATGCCACCtttgtcaagtcacaagtgAG GCACAATCAGGTAGGGAAGACATCATATCGCAGCAGACAGAGTCTGAACAGTCCAAGTCCCGGAGGAACTGAGATGGATTTGCTCGTGATGAGGGAAAGACCCAGGAAAGGCATCCGGAACAGCGGCTATGAT ACCGAGCCTGAGTTGATTGAAGAAACAAACGTCGACCATTTAACGGATCAGAGGGACTTCGTGTACGGCCGCAGTCTGAAAGGCCAGTCACAGACGTCTACCCTGAGCTCACAGCCATCCATTGATGAAGTGCGGCAGCAGATGCACCTGCTCCTGGAGGAGGCATTCAGCCTGGCCTCGGGGGGGCACTCAACATCCGGGAGGCACTCCCACCACCACCGCCCACCTCCCGAGCAATACAGCGGCATTCCAGCTTCCCTTCCCTATACAGATGTGGTAACCAGTGCCCCGGGCACCATAAGCTGTGGTCGTGGAGGACTGCAGTGGAGTCCATCTTACGGAGCAGATGTGTACCAGTGCAGTTTGCCCAAGCCA GCCTTTCACTTCACCCAGCTGCCTGAAATGGCAATtagctctcctcctcctttacCACCTCGCACTGGACCACCTCCTGGCACCTCCTTAAGACG TTCCATCTCTGACCTGGGGCCCAAGGGAAGAAGCTCTCAGACATCTGTCAGTGAAACGCAGACTCCACATGACAACAACCCATATGGGCCAAGCTCTCGGGCAGCACTTCCATCCATCACTTTAGAGCAGCCTGTGTCCAACTACTCAG GAAACCCGATAACAGCCGTCTATTCCATCCCAGCCAGCAGGCCGGATTACTCAGACTATATTGTCTCCGCCTCGCCCACCTCCTACCACAGTCCCTCTTGGATGTCCTATCCTCCAGAACCGGAAGATGTGTCACATCAGTGGACAGACTCt cttcCTTTGCCGGGTTATGTGGAGGCTTTTCCTCATCCTCGCTACCCACAGGGGAGCTCATCCATACTTCCCCTACAATACACTCAGGCTCTGGACCAACAGCCTGCCACCCAGAGCACAGCATCCCAGAAAAGCTTACAGCAGGGGATGGACACGGACAACGTTCCCCTGAGCAACCTCTCCACCTCTGCACTTGTACATGCTATACGACAAGAGGTGGCCAAGCTGGCAAAGAAGCAGAGTGAAATGTTTGACTTCTAG
- the kiaa1549lb gene encoding UPF0606 protein KIAA1549L isoform X2 has translation MAAGLRKRAPGTTLAADPAPARDAGGRGGGCRRGEEGRRARRRSRWRSGALGMPAKRALSAGMFLLLLRCSLAAEEKNSYDASGSSSLPSDPAVPAAPAHPSAPHSEAGSKSEGQGLLGLPAFSSVLTVMAETVKHPESLGHRTSPTLSTDINITQWPSHGSSQDSEAPSSSSPVAERDKLTAGTSRVSAPSNSTGTSPPGLTERTSQVSPLTAQQDTTTTSVQFSTTSLAASATATMPHSSTPWQRVTTTIQSTPKTSVLPMTISWKTTSTTTIRAPFTRRIFIPPILRTSPPREGATVFISPFTTTTEAPPQQCNITERMWVKTVVSIYVRRNRLDSIQRQNLRRGLSQGLRKALNDSSAQAQVETVFGSPNMTVAYHVTGRDMVYVPSMVLSGLDAYGRDKLIADLRQYLPMVTALPIPVAMWRTSPASGFQLKTVLQFVGAADDPRSCQFSQMMEERLQKVFSEAHAKVLSVNSKLSVQMLTVSQAASSSAVSLVYSVKNGTVFLNGTTASNLLGQLSSELVGYFLFYPPLIVAEPSEYHNLNTSIATRDFWVITVIQDVDNASLAELYQSFASLMEQRLAELFVLAGQQGTRFKRATAVGSYTVQMVSLRRVPGLKNPAEMTYYVQHNGIPLAGASAAKVLNTVDSQTMALTLGYFVQLQAEPVVKNPPNNLWIIAAVLAPIAVVTLIILVITAVLCRRNKKDYKADAIGNLNPRAKMAYRRDVNYYHQPVQGFDYAKQHLGQQGGDEETLPPGQDTLMLSLKIRDAPLSLEKTLKHEGTVNKGNVTSHKHKSKLLSEDGSVISSKSELRNSVRGLAAPKITAQQKTTKEEAHKRDDPYDTSSGSLQLISIKPMTAQLNYLQHVPSDRDSSMLNGEVNLALKQRSDMEQYRNKLRIKAKKKGYYDIPPMDGSSYSSQALSQRQRHGHKKAELEEERNATFVKSQVRHNQVGKTSYRSRQSLNSPSPGGTEMDLLVMRERPRKGIRNSGYDTEPELIEETNVDHLTDQRDFVYGRSLKGQSQTSTLSSQPSIDEVRQQMHLLLEEAFSLASGGHSTSGRHSHHHRPPPEQYSGIPASLPYTDVVTSAPGTISCGRGGLQWSPSYGADVYQCSLPKPAFHFTQLPEMAISSPPPLPPRTGPPPGTSLRRSISDLGPKGRSSQTSVSETQTPHDNNPYGPSSRAALPSITLEQPVSNYSGNPITAVYSIPASRPDYSDYIVSASPTSYHSPSWMSYPPEPEDVSHQWTDSLPLPGYVEAFPHPRYPQGSSSILPLQYTQALDQQPATQSTASQKSLQQGMDTDNVPLSNLSTSALVHAIRQEVAKLAKKQSEMFDF, from the exons AAAAGAACAGCTATGATGCCTCTGGCTCCTCGTCTTTACCGAGCGACCCCGCAGTCCCAGCTGCTCCTGCTCACCCATCGGCCCCCCATTCAGAGGCTGGCTCCAAATCTGAGGGGCAAGGCCTATTGGGCCTTCCTGCCTTTTCGTCTGTCTTAACTGTCATGGCGGAAACTGTCAAACACCCAGAGAGCCTTGGTCACAGAACCTCCCCGACACTCTCCACTGATATCAACATCACCCAATGGCCTTCACACGGTTCCAGCCAAGACTCAGAGGCGCCGTCTTCATCATCCCCAG TGGCGGAGAGGGACAAGTTAACCGCTGGGACATCTCGAGTGTCTGCGCCTTCTAATTCTACCGGAACGAGTCCTCCTGGGCTTACTGAGAGGACATCTCAGGTATCACCTCTGACTGCTCAACAGGACACCACCACAACATCCGTGCAGTTCAGCACCACAAGCCTGGCTGCAAGCGCCACTGCAACAATGCCCCACAGTTCAACACCTTGGCAAAGAGTTACCACCACCATACAGTCAACCCCTAAAACCTCAGTGCTTCCTATGACCATCTCCTGGAAAACAACAAGCACCACAACCATCAGGGCACCATTCACCAGGAGAATATTCATCCCGCCCATCCTGAGGACGAGCCCCCCGAGAGAAGGCGCTACTGTCTTCATCTCCCCTTTTACCACCACCACTGAAGCTCCGCCTCAGCAGTGCAATATTACGGAAAGAATGTGGGTGAAAACAG TTGTGTCAATCTATGTAAGGAGGAACAGACTGGACAGCATCCAAAGGCAGAATCTGCGCCGGGGACTCAGTCAAGGCCTCCGGAAAGCTCTGAATGATAGCTCAGCCCAAGCACAG GTGGAGACTGTATTTGGTTCACCCAACATGACGGTGGCTTATCATGTGACTGGAAGAGACATGGTTTACGTCCCCTCCATGGTGCTTTCGGGCTTGGATGCATATGGTCGTGATAAGCTGATTGCAGATCTGCGCCAGTACCTCCCCATGGTTACAGCACTCCCCATTCCTGTTGCAATGTGGAGAACCAGCCCGGCTTCTGGCTTCCAGCTTAAAACAG TTCTGCAGTTTGTGGGAGCTGCTGATGATCCACGCTCCTGCCAGTTTTCACAAATGATGGAAGAGAGGCTGCAGAAGGTTTTTTCTGAAGCGCATGCCAAAGTGCTCAGTGTCAACAGCAAACTGTCTGTGCAG ATGCTGACTGTCTCCCAGGCTGCAAGCTCTTCTGCTGTGTCATTGGTTTACAGTGTGAAAAATGGGACTGTCTTCCTTAATGGCACCACTGCTTCAAACCTCCTTGGTCAGCTGTCCTCTGAGTTGGTGGGCTACTTCCTCTTCTACCCCCCACTTATTGTTGCTGAAC cATCGGAATATCACAACCTAAACACCTCTATTGCCACCCGAGACTTTTGGGTTATCACAG TAATCCAGGATGTGGATAACGCCAGCCTGGCCGAACTGTACCAAAGCTTTGCCAGTCTGATGGAGCAGAGGCTTGCCGAGTTGTTTGTGCTGGCAGGCCAGCAGGGCACTCGCTTCAAACGAGCTACCGCTGTCGGCAGCTACACTGTCCAG ATGGTGAGTCTCAGAAGAGTGCCCGGATTGAAGAATCCAGCAGAGATGACCTACTATGTTCAGCACAATGGCATTCCTTTAGCGGGCGCGTCAGCTGCCAAGGTCCTCAACACGGTGGATTCTCAGACCATGGCGCTCACCCTGGGCTACTTTGTTCAGCTGCAAGCAGAAC CTGTGGTCAAGAACCCTCCAAATAACCTTTGGATCATCGCTGCAGTGTTGGCGCCCATTGCTGTTGTGACACTCATCATCCTCGTAATCACAGCTGTGCTGTgcagaagaaacaaaaaggacTACAAAGCGGATGCAATCGGAAACCTCAATCCACGAGCAAAG ATGGCCTACCGGAGGGACGTCAACTACTATCACCAG CCGGTTCAAGGGTTTGACTATGCCAAGCAGCATTTGGGGCAGCAGGGAGGCGATGAGGAGACCCTACCACCTGGTCAAGATACTTTGATGTTGTCCCTGAAAATTCGGGATGCGCCACTCTCACTGGAGAAGACCTTGAAACATGAGGGCACAGTCAACAAGGGGAACGTTACcagtcacaaacacaaaag CAAGTTGTTGAGTGAGGACGGTTCCGTCATCAGCAGCAAATCAGAGCTGCGGAATTCCGTCCGGGGCTTGGCGGCGCCGAAAATCACAGCGCAGCAGAAAACGACAAAGGAGGAGGCGCACAAGAGAGACG ATCCTTATGACACTTCCTCTGGCTCCCTGCAGCTTATTTCGATAAAGCCCATGACGGCTCAGCTCAACTACTTGCAACACGTTCCTTCTGACCGTGACTCATCCATGCTTAACGGAGAG GTGAATTTAGCCCTCAAGCAGCGGTCGGACATGGAACAATACAGGAATAAGCTGAGAATCAAGGCCAAGAAGAAGGGCTATTATGACATTCCTCCCATGGACGGCAGCAGTTACAGCAGCCAAGCCCTTTCGCAAAGACAGCGGCACGGCCACAAGAAGGCGGAGCTTGAGGAGGAGCGAAATGCCACCtttgtcaagtcacaagtgAG GCACAATCAGGTAGGGAAGACATCATATCGCAGCAGACAGAGTCTGAACAGTCCAAGTCCCGGAGGAACTGAGATGGATTTGCTCGTGATGAGGGAAAGACCCAGGAAAGGCATCCGGAACAGCGGCTATGAT ACCGAGCCTGAGTTGATTGAAGAAACAAACGTCGACCATTTAACGGATCAGAGGGACTTCGTGTACGGCCGCAGTCTGAAAGGCCAGTCACAGACGTCTACCCTGAGCTCACAGCCATCCATTGATGAAGTGCGGCAGCAGATGCACCTGCTCCTGGAGGAGGCATTCAGCCTGGCCTCGGGGGGGCACTCAACATCCGGGAGGCACTCCCACCACCACCGCCCACCTCCCGAGCAATACAGCGGCATTCCAGCTTCCCTTCCCTATACAGATGTGGTAACCAGTGCCCCGGGCACCATAAGCTGTGGTCGTGGAGGACTGCAGTGGAGTCCATCTTACGGAGCAGATGTGTACCAGTGCAGTTTGCCCAAGCCA GCCTTTCACTTCACCCAGCTGCCTGAAATGGCAATtagctctcctcctcctttacCACCTCGCACTGGACCACCTCCTGGCACCTCCTTAAGACG TTCCATCTCTGACCTGGGGCCCAAGGGAAGAAGCTCTCAGACATCTGTCAGTGAAACGCAGACTCCACATGACAACAACCCATATGGGCCAAGCTCTCGGGCAGCACTTCCATCCATCACTTTAGAGCAGCCTGTGTCCAACTACTCAG GAAACCCGATAACAGCCGTCTATTCCATCCCAGCCAGCAGGCCGGATTACTCAGACTATATTGTCTCCGCCTCGCCCACCTCCTACCACAGTCCCTCTTGGATGTCCTATCCTCCAGAACCGGAAGATGTGTCACATCAGTGGACAGACTCt cttcCTTTGCCGGGTTATGTGGAGGCTTTTCCTCATCCTCGCTACCCACAGGGGAGCTCATCCATACTTCCCCTACAATACACTCAGGCTCTGGACCAACAGCCTGCCACCCAGAGCACAGCATCCCAGAAAAGCTTACAGCAGGGGATGGACACGGACAACGTTCCCCTGAGCAACCTCTCCACCTCTGCACTTGTACATGCTATACGACAAGAGGTGGCCAAGCTGGCAAAGAAGCAGAGTGAAATGTTTGACTTCTAG